One Methylobacterium sp. AMS5 genomic region harbors:
- a CDS encoding radical SAM protein, producing the protein MGRYDHAAYVSLTMEFRCNLKCVHCMIEGTMDRLAPESDAHFEEILALNARERRWSGLILTGSEITLRRDLPELARRARASGFAHVRIQTHGMHLGQPSYCRRLVEAGVDEFFVSIAGSDAASHDALTLVPGSFERALRGLETLDAMEGVETLTNTVVTERSYRLLPDLVTRLGHLQRLTQMEFWVYFPMSERDEKGLVARHAHVLPHLREAVLRARALGRAVEVKNFPECLLGDLGDALVNGQPELHIDPDFWREFERNGFYQCAHREACSSRECLGLNTAYVAKFGLEADLVHPLPAPRRQAWSRASA; encoded by the coding sequence ATGGGACGCTACGACCACGCCGCCTACGTCTCCCTGACGATGGAGTTTCGCTGCAACCTCAAATGCGTCCACTGCATGATCGAGGGCACGATGGATCGGCTCGCGCCGGAATCGGACGCGCATTTCGAGGAGATCCTCGCCCTCAACGCCCGCGAGCGGCGCTGGAGCGGCCTGATCCTGACCGGGTCCGAGATCACCCTGCGGCGCGACCTGCCCGAATTGGCGCGCCGGGCGCGGGCGAGCGGCTTTGCGCATGTCCGCATTCAGACCCACGGCATGCATCTCGGCCAGCCGAGCTACTGCCGCCGGCTGGTCGAGGCCGGCGTCGACGAGTTCTTCGTCTCCATCGCCGGCAGCGATGCGGCGAGCCACGATGCGCTGACCCTGGTGCCGGGCTCGTTCGAGCGCGCCCTGCGCGGCTTGGAGACCCTCGACGCGATGGAGGGCGTCGAGACCCTCACCAACACCGTGGTCACCGAGCGGAGCTACCGCCTGCTGCCCGATCTCGTCACGCGGCTCGGCCATCTCCAGCGCCTGACCCAGATGGAGTTCTGGGTCTACTTCCCGATGTCCGAGCGCGACGAGAAGGGCCTCGTTGCCCGCCACGCCCACGTCCTGCCTCATCTGCGCGAGGCGGTCTTGCGCGCCCGCGCGCTCGGACGCGCCGTCGAGGTGAAGAACTTCCCCGAATGCCTGCTCGGCGATCTCGGCGATGCCCTCGTCAACGGCCAGCCCGAACTGCACATCGACCCGGATTTCTGGCGGGAATTCGAGCGCAACGGCTTCTATCAATGCGCCCACCGAGAGGCTTGCAGCTCTCGTGAATGCCTCGGCTTGAACACGGCCTACGTCGCGAAATTCGGGCTCGAAGCCGACCTCGTTCACCCGTTGCCCGCGCCCCGGCGGCAGGCCTGGAGCCGGGCTTCGGCTTGA
- a CDS encoding SapC family protein, which yields MSKQLLIYERAVPVTRQRHGSWSVKAGASFDFARGVNSVPLMVAEFPNSAAEYAIVFGGAADEIIPVALLGIRDNENLYVSESGSWSGSYVPAFLRRYPFVFSSDNANDADATFTLCVDEDFSGCNDEGRGERLFDADGERTQYLQNVLGFLQAYQVQFQRTKLFVKRLQEFGLLEPMQAQFTLRSGQRSTLSGFSVVSRDRLKALSAEQLAELMQADEMELIYLHLASLRNLAPIAERIGAPAETAQADETAPASPADFETSGNA from the coding sequence ATGAGTAAGCAGCTTCTCATCTACGAGCGTGCCGTGCCGGTCACCCGGCAGCGTCACGGATCATGGTCCGTGAAGGCCGGTGCGTCGTTCGACTTCGCGCGCGGCGTCAATTCGGTGCCGCTCATGGTCGCCGAGTTTCCGAATTCGGCGGCCGAATATGCCATCGTGTTCGGCGGCGCTGCCGACGAGATCATTCCGGTGGCGCTCCTCGGCATTCGCGACAACGAGAACCTGTACGTATCCGAATCGGGTTCGTGGTCCGGTTCGTATGTCCCGGCCTTCCTGCGCCGCTACCCGTTCGTGTTTTCCAGCGACAACGCGAACGACGCCGATGCCACCTTCACGCTCTGCGTCGACGAGGATTTCTCGGGTTGCAACGACGAAGGCCGCGGCGAGCGCCTGTTCGACGCCGACGGCGAGCGTACACAGTATCTGCAGAACGTCCTGGGCTTCCTTCAGGCCTACCAGGTGCAGTTCCAGCGCACGAAGCTGTTCGTGAAACGCCTGCAGGAGTTCGGCCTTCTGGAGCCGATGCAGGCGCAGTTCACGCTTCGCAGCGGTCAGCGCTCGACGCTGTCCGGCTTCAGCGTGGTCAGCCGTGATCGCCTGAAGGCTCTGTCGGCCGAGCAACTCGCCGAGTTGATGCAGGCGGACGAGATGGAGCTGATCTACCTGCATCTCGCTTCGCTGCGGAACCTTGCGCCGATCGCCGAGCGCATCGGTGCCCCGGCCGAGACGGCGCAGGCGGACGAGACCGCCCCGGCTTCTCCGGCCGACTTCGAGACCTCGGGCAACGCCTGA
- a CDS encoding helix-turn-helix domain-containing protein, producing the protein MTSLQRLDYLTTGLPHGTAAEIWKGVVGPLFEPRAFHPGQQSPTGSASGAVIGDIMVARVVFGAQSYRRDRDLIARTPDHILFHLYNVGGFSGFINGQQTTIWSSQVAIIDLAQEVDTLAASSDTVALVVPRALLPGLAENPLPPRLDAGRNRLLAAHLIALRERSTLIEEPDAEAVVTQTLDFLRALLDPARAEETAATPTLATCHLTLAEQTIRTHLASPDLSPEMIANEIGVSRATLYRMFAPYGGIMRSVQERRLLAVRAALSDPLETRRLSRLATDFGFRGKVHFSRSFRAQFGITASEFRAEQVALAQRDARADLDVLHDWWPRLGNR; encoded by the coding sequence GTGACCTCACTCCAGCGGCTGGATTACCTCACGACCGGGCTGCCCCACGGGACCGCGGCCGAAATCTGGAAAGGCGTCGTCGGCCCCCTGTTCGAGCCGCGGGCCTTCCATCCCGGTCAGCAAAGCCCCACCGGCTCGGCGAGCGGTGCCGTCATCGGCGACATCATGGTGGCACGGGTGGTGTTCGGGGCGCAGAGCTACCGCCGCGACCGGGATCTCATCGCCCGCACGCCGGATCACATCCTCTTCCATCTCTACAACGTCGGCGGTTTCAGCGGCTTCATCAACGGGCAGCAAACCACGATCTGGTCGTCGCAGGTCGCGATCATCGACCTCGCCCAGGAGGTCGACACGCTCGCGGCCTCGTCGGACACGGTCGCGCTCGTCGTCCCGCGGGCCTTGCTGCCGGGCCTGGCCGAGAACCCGCTGCCGCCACGGCTCGATGCGGGGCGCAACCGGCTTCTGGCCGCCCATCTGATCGCGCTGCGTGAACGCAGCACGCTCATCGAAGAACCGGATGCCGAGGCGGTCGTGACGCAGACGCTCGACTTCCTGCGCGCTCTGCTCGATCCCGCCCGCGCCGAGGAGACCGCCGCGACGCCGACGCTCGCCACCTGTCACCTCACGCTCGCCGAGCAGACGATCCGCACCCACCTCGCCTCGCCGGACCTGTCGCCGGAGATGATCGCCAACGAGATCGGCGTGTCGCGCGCGACCCTCTACCGGATGTTCGCCCCCTATGGCGGCATCATGCGCTCGGTCCAGGAACGGCGGCTCCTGGCGGTCCGGGCCGCCCTCAGCGACCCGCTGGAGACCCGCCGCCTCTCCCGGCTCGCGACCGATTTCGGGTTTCGCGGCAAGGTCCATTTCAGCCGCAGCTTCCGCGCCCAGTTCGGCATTACCGCGAGCGAGTTCAGGGCCGAGCAGGTGGCCCTCGCCCAGAGGGATGCGCGGGCCGATCTCGACGTCCTGCACGACTGGTGGCCCCGGCTCGGGAACCGATAG